In bacterium, the sequence GACGGTGGTCGATTCCTTCAGCTCCGCCCAGGTGGGCCAGGAAACGCGCTGCATCTCCTGTCCCGTTTCCTTCAGGTACTGCGTGAGCCTGGCGAACATGCTGTCGCTTCCCCTCGTCGATCCGGCTGGCAGGGGTGGCAGGATTTGAA encodes:
- the secE gene encoding preprotein translocase subunit SecE gives rise to the protein MFARLTQYLKETGQEMQRVSWPTWAELKESTTVVIVTVALVTFFIFIVDQILSFVQKKLILMT